In Brassica napus cultivar Da-Ae chromosome C2, Da-Ae, whole genome shotgun sequence, the sequence TACTTATCTGTCTAACGCAAAGCTTCGGTAGGAACTTGCTTAGTGACCACCATTATACAATTATTTAGTTTGTTCTGTAAAATGAAGATAAAGATTAGTTAACAGTTgttattttacaaatataaaatatttcaatgaaATTTAACCAAGCACGATCATATTATAATTTAGACAAGGTGTTCTTCGTACACTTTTAAATCATTCCaatattttgttgttaaaaaattaagatagtGGTAGTTATAGatcaaaaacaattataacaGATTAGATTgacctttttcttttaaatatggaaccattgtctacaaaatctttaaaatataatataacatcaCCTCGACAGATCGTATGAGATGAAGTTGTGTACGAGATGAAGATCTGATTGTTCCAAGTTTGATCTACCAAGTTTGAAGATCTGATTGTTCCATGATCGTACGAGATGAAGTCATCGGTGGATCCATCAAGTTTGAAGATCTGATTGCTTGCATGTCTAATATCTCCAAATCACTGTAAGATCTGCAAGTTCAATATATATCTaaacaaaaaacttaattaaagTACTTGATTAGGGTTACAGTTGATTACCTTGCATAGCTCTTCAAATGGAATTAGAATTCTCGATCATCTATCTTTGTTAGAAGGAATTCGAGGTGCAGAAtcggatttgtttttgttttcttctcattgaagaagaaagagagaccacacaaaaaaaaagagataagaGAACATTAACCGTTTGCCAAAACCgagtttccaaaaaaaaaaatatctgctTCCCGGAAAAAAAACTGTTACACATGGACTTTTAAAATTATGGGCCCTTTTCAATGCTAAATGATCCAAAAGGTTTTCTATTTAACACAAACTCAAGCTTTTAATTAAATTGTAACTTTTTCAATATTATtcataatcttaaaaaaaaatcttttacaaatcttaataaaatttaaaataagttatTTTTCATAGCAGTTGAATAAATTAATTTCCATTAAAAAGTATACATTATTTATCTATTTCATATATCATACTAACTCATAATTCTTAATTTCATCTTATTTTAATGGTCGTCAATAGAAATGTGGTCCAACTAAAATTACCTTTTCACAGTGTGATCAATTTTGTAATCAAATTATGTTAcaacaatttttatattatgtgaTGTTTTATTGTCATCATTTGTATTATAATTTTGATACATTATATAATGGTGTAAAAATTTCTGATTACGTTACGTAAACAGAAAAAAACACCCGCCCGGTCGGGCGGGTCCAGATCTAGTAATGTTTAAAACAACAAGTATTATGTGGGGAATGtatgatgaaaacaaaaatctcagGAAAAAAAGAATGAGGAAATAGACGCATGGGAGTTTGTGTTAGCCAGCTACCACGGCCCGTACGGCGTACCTCATGTTCCGGGCCTTAATTTTATTTGCATCTAAAATTCATCCATCACATTTATAGAGTGGGGTGACATTATACCTCTCCAACATATATAACATTACATGTGATTCTGAACACTGTAATTTGTAAAAAGAGTAACAAATCTAGGATATTTCGGTGGTATATTGTATTTCAAAAAAGAATCGGTGGTATATATATTCTCTTCCCACATCACAGTTTATTTTCTGATTATTTCCCTgcatttcatatatattttagaaaataaataaatatatacagaCTAGTGTATTCAAACTATCCTGTTAACAGAAAATATTAAGTGGTTCTTAAAAATATGTGTGAAAAACAATTCCAAAAGGTGCATTTTCTATTTAATTCTGCTAAAAATATGCTTTAACAAGTGAAAAATcatattgagaaagaaaaaaacacgaAGACTAATCAAAAACTAACTAGAAGTGTTCCCAAAATAACGCACATCCAcatctgtttaaaaaaaaggaacacCAGTTTTGGATCTATAGTATTCTTTCTCTCCACTGATGATCAGTATCATTACGCTTTGGGTGAAACCAAACGTGGTCTGAAAGAATAGTTTGCATGGTTAGGCATTATCCCATCGTGAAACAAACCGTGGTCTGAAAAATAGTTTGCATGGTTAGGTATTTTCCCAGCAATGGCCAGACCGTCCTGCCAATCCATCTTGGGTTCTGGCCGGACAACCCGTCCTCCCCCGGTGATCTTATTATTACTAAAGCTTTCTCGGCCAAGCTTCCGGTGGTTTGCCGACATGTTCACAGTAAACAACCATTTGGATTGTTCAGAGGCGAAAATGCGATGAACTATGCATTTTCAACATTCTTGCTCGAGGCAGTTATTGTTATTTTCTTCATCAAAGCCACTTGCTTCATCCTCCGACCTTTACGTCAACCTCGTATCGTCTGTGAAATCATTGTTCGTCACTCATATCTTAGATCACGAATctctcaaagaaaaaaattcatcaataataataatttttcaataaaaaaatgtttttgaaaaactCATGTAAAATTTTCTTACTTAAAAACTTTAGAATGGTTctctcaaattttttaaaacctaatttactcaaatatttttatttttgataaatactCTCTTTAAAAGATTTTCAATGCGGATGTCCTTATATTTcttaataaaatgtttatttaatataataagacaatggtttgtgtgtgttttgaagGGTGGTATGATGATAGGACCGTCCATGCTTGGAGGAAGCCGTAATTTTAGTTACTACGTGTTCCCACCTATTTCAAACTACATATTCACAAACTTGGGACTAATGGGattcttctacttcttctttCTCACTGCGGCCAAAACCGACGTCGCATCCATTGCAAAGTCTCCAAAAAAACACAAGTACATTGCTGCCATCAGCGTTCTCGTCCCAATGGTCTGCGTTGGGGCCACGGGGATGGCCATGCGTGAGCAAATGGATAAAACCATGGGGAAGCCTTCTTCCGTTGGAGGGATAGCGTTTGCCTTGGCTTTCAGTTCTTTCCCTGTCAtctacaccatcttaagagacaTGAACCTTCTCAACTCTGAGGTGGGGAAGTTCGCCATGTCGGTGGCTCTCCTTGGGGATATGGGAGCGATCCTCGTGCTTGTATTTTTCGAGGCTGTCGTTCAAGCAAACGTAGCAGGAGCCAAAGCTGCAGTCTTCTACGTTGTATCAGTTGTTATATTCAGTGCTTTTATGATTTTGGTCGTGAAACGAGCATTTGAGTGGGTGGACGACCAAACACCTCAGGGAAAACTCGTCGACCAAAACTACATTGTCATGATTCTCATGGGTGTTCTTGTTGCTTGTTTCTTAACGGACATGCTTGGTTTATTGATAGGCACCGGACCTATTTGGTTAGGGTTAATAATCCCTCACGGTCCACCGTTGGGTTCAACGTTGGCTATTCGGAGCGAGACCTTTATACATGAATTTTTAATGCCTTTCTCGTTTGGTTTGGTGGGACTCTACACAGATGTTCACTTCCTTAGCGCTGATGCTTGGGACCACCAACTAGCTCCTCTTGTATACATGACCACGGTTAGCTTCATCACCAAGTTTATCTCTGTGGCTGCCGCTGCTGCTTTCTTTAAAGTCCCTACTAGAGACAGTCTCACTCTTGGCCTCATTATGAACTTGAGAGGTCAACTAGATATCATGCTCTACTTGCTTTGCTTCAGGAAACATGTTGTCGGTCTACCCGGTTTTACTCTCTTGGTTTTGCATACGGTTGTCATAACAGGAGTATCAACACCGATCATCAGCTTCCTCTATGATCCAAATCGTCCTTACAGGATCAGCAAGCACCGGACCATCCAGCACACTCCACCATCCACCGAGATGGGTCTTGTTCTTGCCGTCTCCAACCAAGAAGCCTTGTCTGGCTTGATCACGTTCCTTGATTTCGCCTATCCCACTACAAGTAGTTCATTTGCTATATACGCAATCCAGCTAATGGAGTTGATGGGGCGAGCTTCACCAGTTTTTATAGACCACAAGCTACAAAAAGAGGAGGAAGACAAAGAGGGGGACGAAGAAGAAGGGCGAGTAGACCAAGTGCAAAGCGCCTTTAAGCTGTaccaaaagaagagaaaagagtgTGTGACGCTGCATGCCTACACTGCTCATGCTCCAAAGCGTCTAATGTACCAAGATATTTGCGAGCTGGCCTTGGCCAAGAAAACCGCTTTCATTCTCTTACCTTATCAACGAGAGCGTCTTGAGGACAATGCACCTACCGAGCTACTTGACCCCGGCATGCTGTCCGTGAACGCTGATGTCTTGGCGTACACACCTTGCTCTGTATGTATCTATTATGGTAAAGGGCGGCTTAGAAACGCCAAGGTTCGGTCCTCGGTTGACCAGCAACATTCAATTCTACCGAGCCGTGTGAGGCAAGAAACATACCGTTTTGTGGTTTTGTTCTTAGGAGGAGCTGATAACAGAGAAGCTTTGCATCTGGCAGACAGGATGACAGCAAATCCGGACATTACGTTGACGATAGTTAGGTTCTTGTCGTTCAACCACGAAGGAGAGGACGTGAGGGAGAAGAAGCTAGACGATGGGGTGGTGACATGGTTTTGGGTTAAAAACGAAAGCAATGATAGGGTTAGTTATAAGGAGGTTGTGGTCAAGAATGGTGCGGAGACGCTAGCTGCGATCCAAGCGATGAATGTCAATGACTATGATCTATGGATAACAGGGAGGGGAGAAGGGATCAACACAAAGATTCTAGAAGGGCTTGATGCGTGGAGCGAGGACCACCAGCTTGGAGTCATTGGAGAAACTGTGGCTGGGAGTATATTTGCATCAGAAGGTTCGGTGTTGGTGGTGCAGCAACAAGTGAGGAATCAAAAGGGTGGTGATTGTTTCTTGAACGGCAAGTttgattataaaaatttagtgtCTCCTTGGTCATGTCATAATTGAGTAATTAGAACGGTTGATTATCTGATTAGGTCATGTTATACAATCtgttttaaaaactaaatcgtaaaacatttataaaaatgtacTGAAAcatcaatctctctttctttctttctttttttttgttttcttttctcgtGAATGTGTGTTTCTGAAATGAAATAGCCAAGAACCATTCTCTAAGttgctttggtctagtggtacAGGAGCTCCAGCTGGAGTGTCCACCCCTGGGTTCGAGCCTTGGGCACTGCGGAATTTACATGTGGGCTGCAGCatccgagaccgaagaccgttacacggtgagccacatggtgacgccctggcagcgtccatgctcacttcggtctctagtTTGGACCACCTCGTTGGGGCCAGGATactcggttagcaaaaaaaaaagaaccattCTCTAAAGTGTCAGGATCAAGCATGGGACATCTGTTGTTTGAGGGTTTTCAGACAAGACAGATTCTTTACACCACATGTTACGTCAAATGACGAGAATTTAAGCCACTTCACGTGCCATCCCTGATCCGCTGCGGTGTGCACGTTAGTCTTCTGTCCCCTGAGCACTTTAGCTACTGGGTGTAAGCTCAAGAACTTGGAGCTTGATAGGTTGCTGCAGTGGTGGAGTTTTGGTTCGTGTACATGTGTTACACATGGAGAGTAATGTTTGACACATGTTTCggagaataaaaagaaaacatcaagATGCGATGATGTGTGATATTTCTATATGCTTGGTTGACGAAATAAGCATTAAAGGAATGTTATTAGATCACAAATTGGAAGATTTGGTGATgctaaaatataggaaatattatattagataataggaaaagattatttaatatatattgtggCTTTACCTAAGATTAGGGTTAGAGCTTTTACGTTGTAATTctcagagagaaacacaaaggGTTTTGGGGTTTCATAACTGAGTGAATTGGTAGACTTGATCAACAGGTGTTGAGTCAAACAAGTTGAGTGTGTTAGAAATCGACACGTGTTGAGTTGTGTAATCGGATCAAACAAGTATGTAAGAGATTGTGTAAAGGATTTCTAATAAAAGATATACGAGTTCTTGGAATTACTTTGTGCCTTGTGTTTTCGTTGTATCTCGATTTTACAATTGGTATCCGAGCAGGACACCTATACGAAGGAGGGGTCTTCGAACCAAGGTGAGATCCTGAGAAGAGAATATGGCGATTTTGGCACACAATATTTTGCTGCTGAATAATGTGAATTATGGATATTGAAAAGTGAGAATGAGAGCAAACTTTCGTGGAGCTGATGAAGATATATGGACAGTTGTTCAATCTGGATGAGAAGAACTGTGGGTGATGCAAGAAGATGGCTTGAAGACACTTAAATCGAAGACAAAGTGAACTGCAACAGAGAAAAAACTTTCaaagtttaacgcgaaagcaCTGGATACAATCTTCAGTTCTGTAGATGGAAAGAAATTTGAGCTTATACAGGACTGTGAATCAGCTAAGGAGGCTTGGGATATACTACAAAATGCGTTTGAGGGTACTGCGAATGTTAGGAGGATAAAATTGGACTTGCTTACATCACAGTTTGAAGACATAATGATGAGTGGCGATGAGAAGATAGGAGAATTCAATGCAAAGCTTAGCTCCATAGCCAATGAAGCACAAGTTTAAGGTAAAAAAATACGAAGATGCAAAACTGGTGAAGAAACTTTTGCGATGTATACTTACTAAGTTTGCAGCACATAAAGCGGCAATAAACTTGACGATGAACACTGGTGAACTCAAGTTTGCTGAGATAGTAGGGATATTAAAGGCTGAGGAGATGGAATTGGAATCTAAGTTTTCAAAGTCTGCTCAAGACTCTAGAGTTACAGTTGATGAAGACAACCAAAGAGCTCAAAAACTTGAAGAATCTATTCAGCTGATGATTCAGAAACTTGAAGAAACCATGAATCTCTTGTATAAGATGTCCAACGACAGACTGcctagagaagaagaaagacataAAATGCAGAGAGGGGTGTGTTTTAATTTTCATGGTATTGGACATGTCAAAACACATTATCCATCATTCAAGAGAAAAGAAATCAAGTGTAATGGATGTAATGGTTATGGGCCCATAAAATCAGAGTGTGTGAacacaaagaagatgaagatgaagagaaCTTGCAGTGATAAGAAGCCAGAGAGAAAAGAAGATGCTCTCAATTTTGTGACTCTTCATGGAGTTATGGGGTCTGAAAAAGACATCACTAAAGGTGAATTTAGTGCGTCATATGGGTCACACACCAATTTTGATGCGTCACACAGTGATACAGAAAGTGATCTACATGCGGATCTTGTAGTTGAATACCAGATTCTCTTTGGTAAATTTGCAGAACTCAGTCACGAAAACTTGCAGCTCATCAAGGATAAAGCTATGTTAAAATCTCAAGTCAACATCCTAGAGATGGAATAGACTGACACGAAGGGTGAATCAAAGTGTAGGATGATAGAGAATGATGAGGAAGATGAGCTTcaatctcttaagagagttatcGCAGAGCAGAACCGAGTTCAACAAGAGTCTGAAATAAAGTTTCATCAGATGAAACAACCGCTGAATCAAGAACTTGAGAAGAGTCAACTTCTGGAAAGACACCTTACTGAGAACTACAAGAAAGTAGGAATGTTGAACACTGTATCAGCAAGTCTGGATCATATCTTGTCAATGGGGCAGTCTCCAAAAATTAATTGGGGTTTGGGTTATCAAGGATCGACTTCACAAGATTGTGACGAGGCTGGAGGAATAAGGTTCATAAAAGCTGAAGTAAAATCAGATGACAAACCAAAAGCTGAAGAAAAATCAGGATCAGTGACAAAGACTAAAGAGAATCAAAAAACAGCTTGTGGGAATAGAGGCTTGTTCTGTAGAAAGCGAGGTCATCATGGAAGTAGTTCTCACACGGTTGACAGGAATGAAGAAATCAAGTTTGTAAAACCCTCAGTCCCAGCTGTTTCAGTTGTACGAAAGGATGAAACTTAAGCAAAGATTACGATTCCAAAGATACAAGATATAAAAGTTGTTGCTAAGCGAAGGAATGACTGTCACTTTTGTGGTAAGATTGGACATAGTGTTGCTTTATGTTATTCTCGGAGAAACCAGATTGAACGAACTTGGAGGATGGACCTTTGTTATGTGGAACCTAGAAGGTATGGACATGTATGGATAGCTAAGAATGATTTGTATCCCAAGTTTACGAAAGGTGTGTCACACGAGCATACATACACTCGAATGGTTGATCAATATACTGAACTTGAAGAACCAGTTCGATGGCATAGGAGGTATTGAGAGTTTTGATGGTCCAACAAGTATCATGAAGTTTTTCACAGAGTTTTTCACTCAAGCAGGGGGAGATGGTATTTGATTCAGGGGGAGTTTAAGTTAATACTTTTATTGGATGTATGATGCATATTGTGCTTAGAAGTTATTGAGCTTGAGTTGTAAAACTCAATGAAAAAGGGGGAGAATGTAAGCTCAAGAACTTGGAGCTTGATAGGTTGCTGCAGTGGTAGAGTTTTGGTTCGTGTATATGTGTTACACATGGAGAGTAATGTGTGACACATGTTTCGgagaataaaaaggaaaagtCAAGATGAGATGATGTGTGATATTTCTCTATGCTTGGTTGACGAAATAAGCATTAAAGGAATGTTATCAGATCACAAATTGGAAGATTTGGTGATgctaaaatatatgatatattatattagataacaggaaaatattatttaatatatattgtggTTTTACCTATGATTAGGGTTAGAGCTTTTACGTTGTAATTctcagagagaaacacaaaggGTTTTGGGATTTCATAGCTGAGTGAATTGGTAGACTTGATCAACATGTGTTGAGTCAAACAAGTTGAGTGTGTTAGAAATCGGTAGAAATCGATCCATGTCGAGTTGTGTAATTCGGATCAAACAAGTCTGTAATAGATTGTGtaaaagatttttaataaaagataTACGAGTTCTTGGAATTACTTTGTGCCTTGTGTCTTCGCTGTAATTCGATTTTACACTGGGGTGTATTTTAACAAGTGGACTATCTTGACTAGTTACTAGCTTCGCTAAGAGCTGTTCTTTAATTTATCTTAATTGTTCATTAAGACACACGACATGGGTACTTTGGCATGATGATGGCTGTCTAAGGTGCATTTGTAGATAGGTCTAGTGATTTACAGATAGTGCAGACGTTTCTATAAGAGGTTTTTTCGCTGCAAGGAAGAGCCAAAAAGCTAGATTCAAAGGTATTTGGTGGTAACAAATCAAGGATCCTGAAAATAGAAGAGTTAAAAGAAACCATCAAAATCACTGAGGACGCAAAAATGTGCTATCAGAGAGTAAGAGCGGATCAAGGTATTTTAGTAATAACAATTGCATATCACAGTTTTCTGCGGATGTaccaacactacaagaaaacatcaaggattctgagggaaaaaatcgtcggaatttcgtcggaatatcgttattccgacgaaattccgacgaaacacgtcgtcggaaataattcctcggaatttcttttttcctctgaaatccctcagaattttccgacggaattccgaggaaataaattttcgaggaaattccgaggatcccttgtttgtcgaaaaagtcctcggaatataccgaggtagaacttcgtcgggataattcctcggaagttcatcgatcgatgcgtgtttggacatatatacatcgatcgataggagtataccgacggactttttcctcggtttattccgaggaactgttccctcggtatattccgagggatccgttcctcggaattttccgagggagttgtccctcggaaaattccgagggaaatgtctctcgctatattttaaaaaaaaaacggatcgatcgatgcgtttttgttcaaaaacgcatcgatcgatctagtgaaaaatataattaatttcctcggaatgtaaaaaatattaatttttttgaaaaaataaaatttctgaaatttaaattcgaaaatatgaaattaaaagtaaaattgaaatcatattaattaatattcaaagtttcacaaataaaaataaaacattccgagattggagaaaaaaaaaattacgggtctggcacgtccgggaacacctcgttcgggtacatcctctgcatcatctccatcatttgctggttcagcctcctctgtgcctcatagcccgcctgttgagccgccatctgggtctccaacaaagatattcgatcatctttgtccttcaactgagccgtaagtacttctggatcaacaaagggcggtggtgcagaagaaggaggaacctaccgggtgcgacgacccaaaccgaacaaatgtcccttcttctttggaaccgactgaatagaaaaaagccaaatttagaaatttaaaccaagaaataaatgaattgaacttaaaaaaaaaaaaacttacggattcaacgatttcgttgattcgaaaccgggacaagttggtcgaagccgtcgaagcgtcatcctcggtttgaagctgagacacttcgtctaccacctgagtttggaccaggtcgaccacgtccctcacaagaccgtcatcaatctggccggtcttcttgttggtatacgccctcctcattagggcgagatcatcgaccggctcgccatcattttcttccgccttgaaaaaaaacataaaattaaagaaacattagaaattagaagaaatgcacaataaatttaaattctgaaactcaaataattgaagaaaaagcggttgaacttaccatgcgatctccgagagtggcaatagattgagcacccaagttatgcttgtagatgcccttccctttacggtcgctcctgcggttggtggagttggtggaagaagtttctttcgtctcctccttatcccaatgtgcacacaactccttccagaccgtgtcgttcatcgactttgggaccttttaattaaaaaaaaagaaaaagtttaataaattaaaaaattaaaaaattgtttaataaattaaatcgaaccttattgatttcccacttcttcttccactcgtggatctgcttcccatagttgtccattactttatggacgaagtggtgatagataaagagcgtctcatcggaattccagttgaactcttgctgaaaaaaaaacacaattagtagaaaatttatattaaagattaaaaatataagtaaaaaattagaatacttaccgcaaactgacgaaaccacagaacctgcttgtcggttgggaagtgagtgaaagtcggatgtccactgtcgagggccgagtacatcatacggttgatccatgcgctgatcccgttcccggatccgttgaaccttattaaaagaacaaacggttaataatgaatccaaatttaaagaaaaaaaatgtttaaattaccatgtttgaccccgtccatgtggatacggagtgagatacggaagatggtcacgaccgggctgttgaactaactccgcaaccctcatcactcccggaggacccggaggaagaggagcggatgcagcagcgggagcgagaggagcatgagcgggtgcagcagagggagatgtatggttggagctgtggggcgaaggggaatcctgaaaatggctggaatcccgagactggctccccgtaccaccacgaccacgacgctgtcgaggccgggtctgatcatcatgagacctgtaaattaaaaatatatatttaataaatacataaatatataaattaattttttttattaaaaaaaaatcccaaataatttaatcacagaaaaagatttatatatattaaatttttttaataaatatataaaaatagttctaataaacaaaaaatagttttaataaataaaaattgtttaataattacaaaaaatagttttaataatatatatatatgaaaaatatttttaaatcccaaataatagtatttaatcacaaaaaagttttatagatatttaaaatgttttgtaaaatccaaaaaatcgaatttatatagaaatttttttttgtaaaatccaaaaaatcgaatttatatagaaaaatcattttgtaaaatacaaaaatcgattttatatacaaaaatcgattttataaatacaaaaactaaaaaaattataaaaaaattctaaatcaattcaacaaaacaaattattcaaccaaatcacaattctaaacctattatacaaccaaatcacaatcctaaccaatcaccctaacaaaaatctatcaaaactacacaaaaacctaacaaatagaacctaagagag encodes:
- the LOC106407730 gene encoding cation/H(+) antiporter 24-like, whose protein sequence is MVRYFPSNGQTVLPIHLGFWPDNPSSPGDLIITKAFSAKLPVVCRHVHSKQPFGLFRGENAMNYAFSTFLLEAVIVIFFIKATCFILRPLRQPRIVCEIIGGMMIGPSMLGGSRNFSYYVFPPISNYIFTNLGLMGFFYFFFLTAAKTDVASIAKSPKKHKYIAAISVLVPMVCVGATGMAMREQMDKTMGKPSSVGGIAFALAFSSFPVIYTILRDMNLLNSEVGKFAMSVALLGDMGAILVLVFFEAVVQANVAGAKAAVFYVVSVVIFSAFMILVVKRAFEWVDDQTPQGKLVDQNYIVMILMGVLVACFLTDMLGLLIGTGPIWLGLIIPHGPPLGSTLAIRSETFIHEFLMPFSFGLVGLYTDVHFLSADAWDHQLAPLVYMTTVSFITKFISVAAAAAFFKVPTRDSLTLGLIMNLRGQLDIMLYLLCFRKHVVGLPGFTLLVLHTVVITGVSTPIISFLYDPNRPYRISKHRTIQHTPPSTEMGLVLAVSNQEALSGLITFLDFAYPTTSSSFAIYAIQLMELMGRASPVFIDHKLQKEEEDKEGDEEEGRVDQVQSAFKLYQKKRKECVTLHAYTAHAPKRLMYQDICELALAKKTAFILLPYQRERLEDNAPTELLDPGMLSVNADVLAYTPCSVCIYYGKGRLRNAKVRSSVDQQHSILPSRVRQETYRFVVLFLGGADNREALHLADRMTANPDITLTIVRFLSFNHEGEDVREKKLDDGVVTWFWVKNESNDRVSYKEVVVKNGAETLAAIQAMNVNDYDLWITGRGEGINTKILEGLDAWSEDHQLGVIGETVAGSIFASEGSVLVVQQQVRNQKGGDCFLNGKFDYKNLVSPWSCHN